A stretch of DNA from Megalops cyprinoides isolate fMegCyp1 chromosome 17, fMegCyp1.pri, whole genome shotgun sequence:
CCTCACTGACTGCTGATCACCATCAGTggaatttaaaagcaaatacatAGCAAAATGTGATCACTTTCTCTTTGCACACaacacatttccttttgtgATTGACGCAAACATCACACATGCCATGTCAAAGATTGTGCACCAGGGCAAAAGCAACtgaggcaaaacaaaacaatttaggATCTAGTGCTGAGAAACCTTTTCTTGTCACAAAATGTATCTAATTTTTTCTCATACCTGCTTTTGACAAACAgtattttccttgtgtttttttcttgtgaacattctgctttaaaaaaaaaaacactttgttgGAGAAAAATGTGGAAGTTGTGTAAAAGTAtgattaaaatggattaaaacgAAAGAAAATCATGGGAAAATcgtatataaatattttaagatgaaCTTGCAACAGTAAgatttatattacattgctAGTGTAGGTTGTGCAGCCTGCACTGTTGGCAGTGTTAGTGAAAGAGggaaagacacagaaacacagtgaagaCAGATGACCATGCTGACGTCAAGTGTCACATTAAGTCAACATTAAGTTCAACCGTTTATTTCTGGATAGTTAAGGCAATTATGCAATGACTGCATACAGGACAAGAGGACACTTAAATCTTGAGCCCAAATATTTTCATATCAacatttcatcttttcttcACAACCTGAAATTGTTGAACTGCATAAAGTGACAGGCCTCACCGAATCAATTTAATCATGGTCCcttttgctttttccccttgTGAGAAAATGGATTTCATTAAGGACTGACAGCACAAACATACCACACaatcttcaaaaacaaaaaagtctatatattaaaaatatgtatttctaaTGAAGAAATTACaacgtttaaaaaaataaatgctttattcATTCTGACACATTCATGCTTGCtatgtgtcatttttgtttctttgaaagaaaacaacaaaacaatgagctatttcacatttcataatGCACAGCAATCAAAAGCAACATGATTTCCAGTCACATATGATCCAATCCAGATGGCCGCTCTGGCGCCCTCTGCAGGACTGGAGAAGAGGAGAGCCATTTATCAGTGCAGTAGAGGAGACTATGAATGCGGCAACAGAGGCGGTCTCTAATCGCCATGCCATTTTGCAGCttctctccactctcctctAAAAAGGCAACAGACCGAGCTGAGAATTAATCtctgaaatgtgtgcatattttacaAACCAGCCACCAGAGgttttccacattaaaaaaaaaaaaattcaaggaCACAGAACACCAAGAATACGCTGGTGGCGTCAATgtaggcattttttttccccacttcacTACCACCGCATTAAAACATCTCCCCCTAATTGTGcttgcccctcccctcccctcccctccctgccccccccatagacacacactcccccctcaTGCCTGGCAGCTactcgtcctcctcctcttcctcctcctcctcctcttcctcctcgttGTCGGGCATCTGCACCTTCACCCAGCCGTCGGTGGAGTGGCCGTGCTTCTTCTGGTGCCGCTTGTAGTTGTCCCAGTGGCCCGTGGTGTAGGGGCACTCCTGGCACTTGAAGGGCTTCTCGCCCGTGTGCCGCAGCATGTGACGCTTCAGGTTCATGCTCTGGTTGCAGCTGTAGTGGCAGACGGCGCACTTGAAGGGCTTTGCGCCCGAGTGGATGCGCTGGTGCCGCTTGAGGTTGGCCAGGTTGCCGCAGGCGTAGTCGCACAGGTGGCATTTGTAGGGCTTCTCGCCCGTGTGCACCCGGTGGTGCCGCTTCAGGTTGTCGAAGTGGGCGGAGGCGTAGTCGCACTGCGGGCACTTGTAGGGCTTCTCGCCGCTGTGCGTCTTCATGTGCCGGGCGAGGTGGTTGGGGTAGTGCGTGGCGAAGGCGCAGAGGGCGCAGGCGTACGCCCGCTCGCCCTTCTCGCCGGGGCTGTCGGGCGGCTCCTTGGACAGCACCTCCAGGGTGCAGCGGCCGCAGACCCGCGCCGCTGCCgcgtcctcctcgtcctcctcgtccaGCGCCAGGCCGCACAGCCGGCAGGCGAAGGGGAAGAGCAGCTCCGGGAGGGCGTCGGCCGCTGTGTTGGCCCCGGCCACGCCCGCGTCCAGCAGCCCGGGGGGCCTGCACTCCGCCTTCAGGCTGCCGTAGCTCTGGAGGAAGTCGCCATCGTCATTAGAGTGCAGTGCCGCGTCCGACGACACCGTGTCTGTCACCAAACACAAGCCAGGATTATTCTCTGCACACATTTGAGTAAAACTTCGCCATGTGACAAAATGTTCATCAGATAAGGCATTACTGTATTCATAAACGTGGAATGTTTTCTATTATAAAACATAATGTCATATCTTTCATAATCCAGTGTTGAAAGGAACATTCCCGCAGGCTTAATGTTCCTAAATAAAACTCCTGTATTACATGATTATCACAGCTGTACAATATTACGCAGAaacaaaatactaaaaaaatcTTTGTCCTTGCTTTTAGCTCTGCTTCATCTCTGACTTCTCCCCCcattgctttctctttctcaatttctgtgtgtctccctctctctactgCCACATCCAGACAGTGAGAATGTAATGGCTGCCACATGGAATGGCTTCAGTTAAGCATTGGGGAGAGAACGCTCACCTTCAGCAGACGCGCAAGGCTCCTCCCCCGAAGTCCGGCGTCCAATCACGTGCCTCTCCAGGCCGAGGCTGCTGCCGCCGGGGCGGTACTCGTTCTGAGCGCACTTGTGGGGCGTGTGCATGCGCTGGTGCCTCTTCAGGTTGCCCAGCGAGCTGCAGGCGAAGGCGCAGTGCTCGCATTTGTAGGGCTTCTCGCCGGTGTGTATGCGCAGGTGGCGCTGCAGGTTGACGAGCTGGGCGGAGGCGTAGGCGCACAGCGGGCAGCGGTAGGGCTTCTCGCCGTTGTGCGTCTTCATGTGCCGCTTGACGTGGTTGGAGTAGCGGGAGGAGAAGCTGCACAGCTTGCAGGAGTGTAGCTTCGCGGGGCCGTCCCCGTCCTCGTAGGCCCCTCCCACGTCTTCGTCCTCATTCCCCCGTGACGCTGACTCCGCCTCCATGCCTGTGCCTTTGTCCCCGcccacagccccgccccctgccctgcagctcGTGCAATAGGGCCCGGCCCGGTGTAGCCCCTCCCCCAGGGCGTCGGTCAGGAGCTGGCCGCAGCGCTGGCAGGAGAGGAAGGGCGGGAGGGCGGGCTCCATGCCCCCCTCCTCTCGCTCGCTCTCCGTGTCCCGGGGGTCGTCTGCTTGGCTCTCCATGCTGAGGGGGGTGTGGGAAGGGCAGTCTTCATCACACAGGGGGAACACGCCGATCCCGATGTCAGCTGCGTCTGAGTGACAAGGAAGGAACCAATCAAAACCGagtgcagggggagagagaggggcgatCAAATTTTCATACGAGCATACCTTTCATACGACTACCTATTCCCTTcaatcccttttttccccacgGAGACATTTAAAACGTGAAAAGAAACAGTCAAAGAAATAACAGCCCAGCAGGCATgctttacatatacataaaagaCATAAATCTGTCTTCCTAAAATCTGTCTTAAAATACAGGGTAATGCAATTTTCATGTCAAAGTGTGGCATGATATATGCAGACACATggttaaaatatttccattttatggATGGgaaaaatcaaagtaaaaaaaaagtaaaagaaaacatctcTCATTTCCTGAGACATTTGTAAGAAATTAAATCCAAACAATGAgtaaaaaactataaaataatgcTCCAAGCCACAACACTGTTCAGTAGTTAAGATCAAACATTACATGTAATCTTTAAAGTTATACAATTCAGCACCATATGGGTCGCTCCAGCATTTCACAGTCAGAAATGGATGATAAACACATCAAACTTaagccaaaacacacacacatctaagTGCACATAGCCtactttatttttccacaaacacgtagttgtaaattaaattacaagCATACACCCATTCCTCTTGACGTTAATTCTGTGcccacaaaaaaatctgacatgCAATTTTAATCTCCTTTTTGTAGTGAAACAATGCCAAATTCCTACTAGCATTATCATTGGTTTGCACTTATACTTACGACACAGGCATACGCAGGATTGGATCTACTGCTGTTACACCGTATGtggtaaaaacaaaagaaaaaaacccacaggCTGCAGAATGGAATAAAGCAGGCTTGCGGATGCCAGAcacggagagaggagaggaagcagagaaagGCCCTTGGCCGGCCGGGTGAAAAGACGGGCTCCTCGCAGGCAAAGGAGCGGAGCGGCAAACTGCTCCCAGCTGGCGAGGAGAGAATGTGAGGAAGGCCGGTGCTGGGGCCGGCCTTTTATTGTGCTTCTGAAACCCCCGCCTGGATGATTACCAGGcctaatgataatgatgatgactgCCCTGGCTCacaagatgatgatgatgatggtgatgataatgataatgatgatgaggtagatgatgatgatgatgatgatgatgatgatgaggtagatgatgatgatgatgatgatgatgatgaacgTTTTTGCCATAATGGTGTCCTTGATGATGCTGGTGTCTTGATGACCTTTTTATAATCATGGTGGCATGACcgcattttgctttttttttaaacatcattcttttttttaccaaaatgtCAATATAGGACAGATATGCTTTAACAGTAGGCACactcatttcacacatttcactgaaGTAAAGAAACATCATAACCTACATACTGGCTCAATATAAAAGATATAAAACTTACATAGAgtactaaaatatattttgattcaAGTTGTTTACAAGATGTTTACACACACGAGGCCtaccattaaaaaaattcttaGGTCAAAAATGCCTGAAAAATAAGCCCGATTTTCaatttcctctgtttaaatggcATTTTTGGACTTATCAGTCCACAACAAACTGTTGTTCcttaaataaacatgaatgagTAGTGCCCTTTTTTGCTTTTAGAACACTGCACTTAAAGTCACGAGAAAACAAGCTTCTACAAGAAACCGATACAATATATTGActcaatattattattaattacagaTACAGAATTACAAAGCTGTTGAGCATTCCTTCATGCATATAGGCAATATTCTTACTTGTGCAGTcttgttaaaatgcaattaaacacACTCTGCATGGAAACCTatcccctttctttttttcctgtggctacagacagagacagcaaacATGGGCAGGATTAAAGGTAGCCTTGGCAACAACATGTATCCTGGAAACAGTTCCATGCATATCCTTTCTGCTCATATTTGCTGGCTGTGTTCACGAACACTACTGTATTCCCTGGATTTGTATTATACCAACCTTGCTTTGACCAGTATGGATGACCTTTTCATATTTTAGTATTTCTAATACATATGCCTATTCCTTTAATGGAGCAATAAACGAAAAATAATAAGATCAGGATGGCTCTGTTTCTTAATGCACTCCATATTGTCCTACAGATGCTCCTCATTAACTAACGTAATCACAATCAaagtataaaatacatattttacctGCACTATTACATGTGGTAATCATCTAAATTCCATAATGTGAGTAATAACTGAAGGACAGAATGCTACATTCAACTTCCAACACATATTTTTCCCCATATGTCCATTCTCTTGAAATAGGACACAAACATCAAAATGGTGTTGGTTGCTTATCTATTGCACAATACCTGATTTGAGACATGTTTTTTGAATTATATAAAGTTGTAATCATTTAAAGTTGtatcttttctctgtgtgtactGTAGGAAACTAAAAGAATCATAGCAATGCATTGACACATGCatgaattacagtttttttttcccccgcgCCACATTTATACTATATAGTCTAGCTAAAGGGCTATTTCCTGTGACACAATCTCAGCCAAGATGAACCGTGACAAACGGAGTCAGCCCTGTGACTCACGCCATTTGAATAGAGGGTGAAAAGTGCCAGAATTAAGATGAACATTAAGATAAAGACGAGCATTAACTCACAATGTGCAATGGAGCGGAGCATGAGCGAGTGCAGCTCGCAACGAAGAAACCCGAACGCTACCGTTTCATTCTGTGCTCTGTTCACTTAAGCGCTCCGTGGCTGAGACCATTCTGTGCAGTTAACTGTCTAtgctaatgcttttttttcccccaatgcTATGTTCACTTAACCACTCTGTGATCAAGATCAAAACGCACATTTCAGCTTCCATTCAAACACTAAATTCAACTGATTCATCCGTGGATAAGGTCAGCCTGCCAGGTTACTGTGTCTCCTGCTGCGGGGGGCTTCAGATGCACCAAAAttaagacaaagacagagatgaGGATGAACATTAAGAGGATGAGATGCTCCAAAGTGAAgatgaacattaaaataaagatgaacaTTATGATGACAGTGAACATTACGGTCAGCTGGGACATTTCTTTCACCATGTAAGTTAACAGCAGATGTGCAACGTGCTCCACTCACTGGAGGGCTACAGCACAATATTAACGTGGAGCATTTGCTGATGCTAAACGCTGGTGTAGAtttgttggattttatttaaaagatcGCTTTTAAGGTCATTTTAAAGTCACAACGGCAGTTATACCGGCCCTGCTGCTGGAAGTGTGGAGTGACATAACCCATGTATATAGAATAGTGTATAACGACAATGAGCATGCAAGTATAAGGGTAAAAAGTGTAAATAGTATATAATGAGAAATGAGTTTGTGAGTATAATTGGGGTATAGAGAATGGTGTATAACAGATTATACTGCAGTGCAATGGCATTGAAGAAACCCTGTAAAACTGTTCTGTTCCACCACAGCCCAGACAGAGGAATGGGTGCTGTAGTGATCAGACAGCATGTAACATAatctttttacttttacatcAGATAATCCTCACCGGTACATTTACCTTTAAGTTTCATTAGGGACTGCAAGGcagttctgtaaaaataaaatcatactgTCTTACTATAGCATTGGGGTATTATGTCTTTCTCCTTAGTTAAGTATGGATTTAAAAATCAGTGAACCCTGTcaacttaaaaatgtaatagaagaaaaaaatcaaaccagaaTGCACTGTATCATTTCAGGCTTGTTCTCAATTCCACAGATATGCTCTGAGACATGCATTTTCTGAGACTGTGCTCTGCTGAACTCCAGGAGGCTGCTAAAATAATGAGGTATTTTTACACCTGGTACAGTGAGAATATATGAGCACAGtaaaaatgagcaaattatGAGCCTGAGTTTtgtgataaaactgtaaatcatTTATGTCCCTTGACAAtgcacagtatgtgttttttaatgaataggTAGAGAGCAGCCAGGTCTCAGCGCGCATAAAGACGCTAAACATTTTTTGCACAGACACCACAGGGTACCTGCTAAATGTCTCTGTGGAAACGCAGACAGTTGCCAGCCAAACACTGCTTGTGTTATCCACATACAAGCACATGCGCaaggacatacagtaccagtcaaaagtttggacacttttctttatttttactgttctccacattttagaataatagtagagacatcaaaaccatgaaataacacaaatggaatcatgcagagaccaaaaaagtgttagaaaacaaatcaaaactagctcatagccaaaaaatatttttttagattaaaaattatttttggaaagaaattcatgcatatgCATCAACTCCACAATTTGtaatttgtctaagaaacaaatttcaagcatttaagcataagtctttagatcagaatgtgtttgaatgcatgtttccccattatcttaatcaggtgcgTCCAGACTTTTGCTGGTACTGTATGACAAACCTGCTTCCATTATGTTCACAGGCATCAGCGTCTGTCAGGGCGTTTCTCGAAAATGCATCCTGGCTTCATTATTCCTTGCAGAAAGATAAGTGCATTCTACTCCGATTAACATTACAATGCAGGACTCAGATCATTATTCTTAATCAGTGCAAGTTTAATTTCGCTGTGCAGACGTGTTAATGAGATACATATAACAACATCTATTACCTTGAGAATAAATGAGGCAACACGTAATTAAGCCTTATACGCCATACTGCAATCGTCCCCATGAGGATTGTGTCATTTCTCACATCCCTGTGCATTTACTGGATGGAGACCAGCCAGCTACACTGAACAGCGCATATTAtcttgtgatgtcataatagcGGATGAGTTTGATCTGCTCAGTATATTCAGAAGAGGCTGACAGACACATGGGTACACAGATAACCCACATCAGTTAGCAGTGATGATTTTCTGGGTGTCAAGAGAATACAGCCACATTTGGTAGTCAAAGGGGTGTCTACCCCACCCCTGCTGTTGCCGCCTGACTTTCTCCCAGCCAGCTTGATGggatttctgttgtgttgcatGACCATTTATAACCCAACCAGGGAGGGAACCCATTACCGACCTCACAGACCAACCAAGAGAAATTGCTCCAAATTGCAAGTGCAACACAGTTCcaatatgaaaatacatcacATCAATCAAAGCTGTCGCTGAAGAGCTGTATTAGAGGGACAGGCACCTAGCAGGAGCTTCCCAGGTCCAGGGCTGGAGGGTCACTGCCTCCAACTGTCACTCACCCTCAGCCTCCTTCTCCAGCCCTAGGATCTTGTGCTCGGTGTCATGCTCTCCGAACTGCAGGTCTCGCCCCAAGAGAAAGTCACTCTCCAGGACCAGGCTCTCCGGATCTGCAACAGCTACACCATCTTCAGAATCCACTGCAACCATAAAACAGACACCAGTCATCATCGAGATACAAtgaatgttaatgttacattacttACATAACATTaccatcatttagcagatgctcttatccagagcaagttacaattgtatccatttatacagctgggtatttactgaggcaactgtggtttaagtaccttgcccaagagtacaacaagAGCCCAttagggaatcgaaccagcaaccttctggttacagcCCTGCACTTCACCACCATGACACACTTCTACTCTTGTTATGATTACAGATTGCATACAGTGAATAAAATATACCTGCTTACAGCTTGAGGAGAAAAAATTCCCTCATGAGCCTGGATTCTCTCAATAACAAGAAAACTTCTACACAGAACACAACAGTCTGAGAAATGCAGGTAGACCAACATACTGTCAACGTCAACCATATAAGACACCAGAGATATTATTTTGCTGAGATATTATTTTCCTCAACATACATTGTTGATTGATACATTGCAAGAAACTCAAGAAGATGCATGAATGCtttcttttcaattttacaTTCAGTGCTGCACCACCTGTACATATCTTCCTGCCAACACAGACCAATGAGGATCGACAGCCAGTACTGCAGAAGAGTTTGGTTCAGAAGACGTTGCGTCATTTATGGGACAACATTAGGCCAGGTCTGCACCGTACTGAATTGTCGATTACTTCAGATGCCATAATCTCTGTGACCCGAGGGGAGAATATCATGCTTTGGTTGAGATTCATTAAGGATAAAGCATTACTTCTAAGTTGctacatgtaaatattaatgtaaatgtaaatttatgtaaatattaatgccTAAAATAAGTCCCATATGTTACAAATGTGTCCAAATCATACAGACAAATGGTCTAGGTCCTTTCTCCTTTCCATTTTCTTCTACTGAAATGAATTCCTTTACCAGGTGTAGCTATGAATATGTAAATCtgacaaatataaatcttataTTAAGTTATGACAATACAGTCAATGAACTGCtacatttcaaacattgttCACACAAGCATTTTACTTCTTAGCCATATACATATGGATACTTTTACTGACAGTACAAGCTGTTGTTCCTTGTGTCCTGTGCTAAACTGTAATGACAGTTTGGATGCACTCAAAATGTACAGATTCTTTACACTACATCTGTATGAACAACtagattttttgtgtgtgtaaacatgtcATTGCTTCAGCCAAAtaatatgcattaaatattttgtaaataattgTCTTTGCCTGTAGAAATGAGGGTTATGTTAAAATGTAGGACCCTGTAAAACAATCACATGCAATAggaatgcttttaaaatatggaTTTCGATTTTATATGACATCAGCAACAGATTCAAGGAAATCTACATTCCAGTTCTATAAAATTCAGTGAGTCTTAATATCAATTTCAAAACaatccagcaggtggcgctaAAGAGAGTTGGAGTGGAATAAATATACCACCACCCCTCAAACcttccccccccacacaaagTCAGTTTTCATCCTAAATTCAGAGCAGACCTGAACTCTAGGAATGAGTGTGGGACTTAAAGAATTAGGATACTGTAGTCCAGCAGCTCAGCTGTGGCCTGTGACTCCAGTTTCATTCAGTTATGTCACATGATCAAACATTTAGGCTTCATTTGTGaaaaagatttacatttacatttattcaattggcagacacttttatccaaaacgaccTATAAGTGCTAAAAGGTGATAAAGGCAACCTTGAGAAAGCAAGAAATCTGCAGAATTGTGCTAGTCCAGGAAAGGGCAGTCTAGCCCAGATGAACTAAAGACTATTAGCTAACTGGCCAGGAGATAACAGGATAAGAGTTTTCAGACAAAATGAGAAGGGACAAGAGCCACAGATGACATttagagaagggggaggggtgctgaAGGGTGGTAAGATCAAATTCCGATGGCCACCACTTTAGCAGACCTCATACAAAAATCACCCAAGAGTTCCACACTTGCTCATGATCTTTTAGCTCCAAACAATTCACACTGGAAGCATACACTACCACCATTAACTCAAGCTTGAATGTTTTAGTTTACTTTCTTTTGCTCAAGCTGATATCACAGCAATACATGCCATTAAAAGCATTACATGTGTCACAACACATGTGCCAGACGTCCATATGTCTGCGGGGCTATCAATGACATTCATGTcctgtgttgctttgtgttgtatTGGCGGAGTCGTGACGTTATCTTACCAACTATAAACAATAGTCAATTTACTCTACGTTAATTAGCTAGCCAGAAAGCAAAGGGCCCAGGTACTAGCTACATTTATTTTGCGAGCTAAGAAGCTAAACGTATTCACATTCAGCTTGTGGTGTTTATAGAAATGTACGTAGCTACTTACATTTCACAGGTTGCGGATTCAACTGTTTTCTTCTGGGCATTTTCCAGCCAGCTTTGCGGGTTTTGCAGTCTCTTCTGGAGGACTATTAGCCGGCCAAAACTATCAGCTCATTGCTTTAAACTGGTATCCAGAATAGCTGGCCAGCTAGACAACATTAAAGCGAAAATCCAACTCAGCCATTAGTTATCTAGCAACTTATACTGCCGGGGGCTTCGCTGCCATATCACATTTGCCTGCCATGGTAGCTATTTACCATTAACATAGCTAGCAAGACAGCCAAGACGCAACTCACTAGCTAATatttaa
This window harbors:
- the znf513a gene encoding zinc finger protein 513a, encoding MPRRKQLNPQPVKLDSEDGVAVADPESLVLESDFLLGRDLQFGEHDTEHKILGLEKEAEDAADIGIGVFPLCDEDCPSHTPLSMESQADDPRDTESEREEGGMEPALPPFLSCQRCGQLLTDALGEGLHRAGPYCTSCRAGGGAVGGDKGTGMEAESASRGNEDEDVGGAYEDGDGPAKLHSCKLCSFSSRYSNHVKRHMKTHNGEKPYRCPLCAYASAQLVNLQRHLRIHTGEKPYKCEHCAFACSSLGNLKRHQRMHTPHKCAQNEYRPGGSSLGLERHVIGRRTSGEEPCASAEDTVSSDAALHSNDDGDFLQSYGSLKAECRPPGLLDAGVAGANTAADALPELLFPFACRLCGLALDEEDEEDAAAARVCGRCTLEVLSKEPPDSPGEKGERAYACALCAFATHYPNHLARHMKTHSGEKPYKCPQCDYASAHFDNLKRHHRVHTGEKPYKCHLCDYACGNLANLKRHQRIHSGAKPFKCAVCHYSCNQSMNLKRHMLRHTGEKPFKCQECPYTTGHWDNYKRHQKKHGHSTDGWVKVQMPDNEEEEEEEEEEEEDE